A window from Vigna angularis cultivar LongXiaoDou No.4 chromosome 7, ASM1680809v1, whole genome shotgun sequence encodes these proteins:
- the LOC108338268 gene encoding growth-regulating factor 1, translating to MDLGVVGLEGLVGSDSSCAFGSSLASDPETKHKWYGSGVLKQERSGTASEDEWRTSKVPKTDDNMSAASKAMLFHQRNSLLRSNVTLFSEGHNQPQMLSFSSPKSEPLMVDKASLNATLPFSYHQLSSYSRNTGYSSGSISMHGALAGVRGPFTPSQWMELEHQALIYKYITANVPVPTHLLIPIRKALDSAAFCNFSTGLLRPNTLGWGGFHLGFSNNTDPEPGRCRRTDGKKWRCSRDAVVDQKYCERHMNRGRHRSRKPVEGQSGHALTTTTTTTTTTTPNASSNSIVVPGGNNNNTFAHNNVHHPLPSHSSPANTINRMFMSSKENSNNASERMQDGPALPMVPPTLELKPKDPFMIHKHQLPYDESSSRNNNEFGLVTSDSLLNPSQKRSFGSSSSQKDDSESQQQHSLRHFIDDSPKPQSHHHHHHHRSSVWPELDNMQSDRTQLSISIPISSSDFMSFTTSSPSNEKLTLSPLRLSREIDPIQMGLGVGSGAPNESNTRQANWIPITWESSMGGPLGEVLNLSSTNNNSNGSDHCGKNTSALNLMKDGWDNSPPLGSSPNGVLQKTAFGSLSNSSAGSSPRAENNNIKEGASATTLCNAL from the exons GAGATCTGGCACAGCAAGTGAAGATGAGTGGAGGACTtcaaaagtgcctaaaactgATGACAACATGTCTGCTGCATCCAAAGCAATGCTCTTTCATCAGAGAAACTCTCTGCTGAGATCTAATGTCACCCTTTTCTCTGAGGGCCACAACCAACCACAAATGCTGAGTTTTTCTTCACCAAAATCAGAGCCTTTGATGGTGGACAAGGCCTCCTTAAATGCCACATTGCCTTTTTCTTACCACCAATTGTCTAGTTACAGCAGAAATACAG GTTACAGTTCGGGAAGCATAAGCATGCATGGGGCTTTGGCTGGTGTGAGAGGGCCATTCACGCCTTCGCAGTGGATGGAACTTGAACACCAAGCTTTGATCTACAAGTACATCACAGCAAACGTGCCTGTACCAACTCATCTTCTCATACCCATCAGAAAAGCACTCGATTCTGCTGCCTTCTGCAACTTTTCAACCGGCCTCCTCAGACCCAACACAT TGGGATGGGGAGGTTTCCATCTGGGATTCTCGAACAACACAGACCCTGAGCCAGGGAGGTGTAGGAGAACAGATGGGAAGAAATGGCGGTGCTCGAGAGATGCCGTAGTTGATCAGAAGTATTGCGAGCGGCACATGAACAGAGGACGCCATCGTTCAAGAAAGCCTGTGGAAGGCCAATCAGGCCATGCCCTCACCACCACTACCACCACAACAACCACCACTACTCCTAATGCTTCCTCAAACTCCATTGTGGTGCCCGGcggcaacaacaacaacaccttTGCACACAACAATGTGCACCACCCTCTTCCATCTCATTCCTCTCCAGCCAACACCATCAATAG GATGTTTATGAGTAGCAAAGAGAACAGTAACAACGCTAGTGAGAGGATGCAGGATGGCCCTGCGCTTCCCATGGTGCCTCCAACTCTTGAGCTGAAACCAAAGGACCCTTTCATGATTCATAAACACCAACTCCCATATGATGAATCTTCCTCAAGGAACAACAATGAGTTTGGGCTTGTCACTTCTGATTCCTTGCTCAACCCTTCACAGAAGAGAAGCTTTGGTTCATCATCTTCACAAAAGGATGATTCTGAGTCCCAACAACAACATTCTCTCAGGCACTTCATCGATGACTCTCCAAAACCACAGtctcatcatcaccatcaccatcaccgTTCTTCTGTTTGGCCTGAACTTGACAACATGCAGTCAGATAGGACTCAGTTGTCGATCTCCATACCGATATCTTCCTCAGATTTCATGTCATTCACTACCTCCTCACCCTCTAATGAGAAACTCACACTGTCACCACTAAGGCTTTCAAGGGAGATAGACCCTATTCAAATGGGGTTGGGAGTGGGAAGTGGTGCTCCCAATGAGTCAAACACCAGGCAAGCCAATTGGATTCCAATCACTTGGGAGAGTTCTATGGGTGGCCCTCTTGGTGAGGTTTTGAACCTGAGTAGTACTAATAACAACAGCAATGGAAGTGATCACTGTGGCAAGAACACTTCTGCTCTCAACCTCATGAAAGATGGGTGGGACAATAGTCCTCCACTAGGGTCATCTCCAAATGGGGTGTTGCAAAAAACAGCATTTGGATCACTTTCCAATAGCAGTGCTGGAAGCAGTCCAAGGGCAGAGAACAACAACATCAAAGAAGGTGCCAGTGCCACCACACTGTGCAATGCCTTGtga